One part of the Marinobacter sp. M3C genome encodes these proteins:
- the rarD gene encoding EamA family transporter RarD — translation MPEQTKGVWYGVCAYTIWGSFSLFFALFQGVPALEILVHRIIWSCVFLAILISGLRRWQPVKDAFAHPRQLWRVLGCALLIALNWGVYIYAVETHHVLQASLGYFLTPLVNVALGMVVLREQLGRWQMAAVAIAGVGIALQLLMLGELPWISLVLAFSFGVYGLLRKQVQLDGLSGLFVETLLLLPLGLMTFGWLTTSGASNFTRGLPTGSLLMASGVLTAIPLLLFAGAARRLRLATVGFLMYINPTLQFVIALLVFNEPLSPIQLTSFMVIWLALIVYSISSWQGRVRRAV, via the coding sequence GTGCCCGAACAGACCAAAGGCGTATGGTATGGCGTATGCGCCTACACTATCTGGGGCTCATTCTCGCTATTTTTTGCGCTGTTTCAGGGCGTGCCGGCCCTTGAGATTCTGGTGCATCGAATTATCTGGTCCTGTGTTTTTCTAGCCATCCTGATTTCCGGGTTAAGGCGCTGGCAGCCGGTAAAAGACGCTTTTGCCCACCCGCGACAACTTTGGCGGGTGTTGGGCTGCGCGCTGCTCATAGCGCTGAACTGGGGCGTGTACATATACGCCGTTGAAACTCACCACGTGTTGCAGGCTAGCTTGGGCTATTTTCTGACGCCGCTGGTGAATGTCGCCTTGGGCATGGTGGTGTTGCGCGAACAACTGGGGCGTTGGCAGATGGCAGCGGTCGCTATCGCAGGCGTCGGCATCGCGCTCCAACTGCTGATGCTGGGTGAACTACCCTGGATTAGCCTGGTTTTGGCCTTCAGTTTTGGCGTGTACGGGCTTCTGCGCAAACAGGTCCAGTTAGACGGTTTGTCCGGTTTATTTGTGGAAACCCTTTTGCTACTGCCCTTGGGTTTAATGACCTTTGGCTGGCTGACGACGTCGGGCGCTTCGAACTTTACCCGAGGGTTGCCCACAGGCAGCTTGTTGATGGCCAGCGGTGTGTTAACGGCTATTCCCCTGCTGTTGTTCGCCGGCGCCGCGCGACGCCTGAGATTAGCGACTGTTGGCTTTCTGATGTACATAAACCCGACGTTACAGTTTGTGATCGCCCTGTTGGTTTTTAATGAGCCCCTGAGCCCTATTCAGTTAACAAGCTTTATGGTGATCTGGTTGGCGCTGATTGTGTACAGTATTTCCTCGTGGCAGGGAAGGGTGCGAAGGGCAGTATGA
- a CDS encoding lytic transglycosylase domain-containing protein, which translates to MKYARTFCSPLFALFLAFASGATCGDTIKRIVHSDGSVEFSNVKSDSPLASDGAATVYRYQDKYGVVSYSGERPANAKFSVIRFHCFACDPSSTVNWDTTPLFASRYNEQIATSAKEFDVDPALVRAVIHAESAFNPAALSPKGAQGLMQLMPATAHELGVANAMVAEDNIRGGANYLAQMLDRFRGDIKLATAAYNAGPGAVSRHNGIPPYAETRAYVKRVGILYRRYAAL; encoded by the coding sequence ATGAAATACGCCCGCACTTTTTGCTCTCCGCTTTTCGCACTTTTTCTGGCATTCGCCAGCGGCGCGACCTGTGGCGACACCATCAAGCGTATTGTGCACAGCGACGGCAGCGTGGAGTTTTCCAATGTAAAAAGCGACAGCCCGCTGGCGTCGGATGGCGCAGCCACGGTGTACCGTTATCAAGATAAATACGGCGTCGTGTCCTACAGTGGCGAACGCCCGGCGAACGCCAAGTTTTCGGTGATTCGCTTCCACTGCTTCGCCTGTGATCCTTCGTCTACGGTGAATTGGGACACCACGCCGCTGTTTGCATCCCGCTACAATGAACAGATTGCGACGTCTGCCAAAGAGTTCGATGTAGATCCCGCCCTCGTTCGCGCCGTTATTCACGCCGAATCGGCATTCAATCCCGCGGCGCTGTCGCCCAAAGGGGCACAAGGACTTATGCAGTTAATGCCCGCCACTGCACACGAACTGGGGGTGGCTAACGCCATGGTTGCCGAAGACAACATTCGCGGTGGTGCAAATTATCTGGCGCAAATGCTGGATCGCTTTCGGGGCGACATCAAGCTAGCCACAGCGGCCTACAACGCCGGCCCGGGAGCCGTTAGCCGCCACAATGGCATTCCGCCCTACGCAGAAACTCGGGCTTACGTAAAAAGAGTGGGTATTCTGTATCGCCGTTACGCCGCGCTTTAA
- a CDS encoding tripartite tricarboxylate transporter substrate-binding protein: MFIKRTITLAAAAAFSMSAMAWQPSGKVECLAPADPGGGWDFTCRSVGNVMQQLKLVEGSVQTVNMAGAGGGVAYAHTVSKRKNDDKLIVAASTATTTRLAQKQFPGMDASMVKWIGALGADYGIIAVSKDSKYQNLNELMDALKEDPRAVKFAGGSARGGWDHLKVLIAAKAAGAEKLPSIPYLSYNNGGEAMTQVVGGQVDAFTGDVSEATGFMESGDLRVLAVLSEERLPGKFSNIPTAREQGIDALGPNWRGFYMPKETSEEAQQYWVEAMDTLYASEEWKAVMKSNGLIPFHPKAGEFESFVTNQVQDIEDLSREIGLLK; encoded by the coding sequence ATGTTTATTAAAAGAACAATAACGCTTGCGGCGGCGGCCGCTTTCAGTATGTCTGCCATGGCTTGGCAACCCAGTGGAAAAGTAGAGTGCCTGGCTCCTGCCGACCCGGGCGGCGGTTGGGACTTTACCTGCCGCAGCGTGGGTAACGTAATGCAGCAGCTTAAGCTGGTAGAAGGCTCTGTACAAACCGTTAATATGGCTGGAGCCGGTGGCGGTGTGGCTTATGCCCACACGGTCAGCAAGCGTAAAAATGACGACAAGTTGATTGTTGCTGCATCTACCGCGACAACCACTCGCCTGGCACAGAAACAGTTTCCGGGTATGGACGCGTCTATGGTGAAGTGGATCGGCGCTTTGGGAGCCGATTACGGCATTATTGCTGTGAGCAAAGATTCCAAGTACCAAAACCTGAACGAGTTAATGGACGCGCTGAAAGAAGATCCGCGCGCGGTCAAGTTTGCCGGCGGCAGTGCTCGCGGTGGTTGGGATCATTTGAAAGTGCTGATTGCAGCAAAAGCGGCGGGCGCTGAAAAATTGCCGTCCATTCCTTACCTGTCATACAACAATGGCGGCGAAGCCATGACTCAAGTTGTGGGTGGCCAGGTGGATGCCTTTACTGGCGACGTGTCTGAAGCCACTGGCTTCATGGAATCCGGTGATTTACGTGTTTTGGCGGTGCTGTCCGAAGAACGCTTACCAGGCAAGTTTAGCAACATACCTACTGCCCGGGAGCAGGGTATTGATGCGCTTGGCCCTAACTGGCGCGGGTTTTATATGCCTAAAGAAACCTCTGAAGAAGCTCAACAATACTGGGTAGAGGCAATGGACACTCTGTACGCCAGCGAAGAATGGAAAGCCGTAATGAAAAGTAACGGTCTGATTCCGTTCCATCCCAAGGCCGGTGAGTTCGAGAGCTTTGTAACCAATCAGGTGCAGGACATTGAAGACCTGTCCCGGGAAATCGGTCTACTAAAATGA
- a CDS encoding tripartite tricarboxylate transporter TctB family protein, translated as MTGMGDRILGLFLLVVAVAYGWVAQQWPEPFGGAEGVGPETFPTILAIVLVVGSLYLMIKPDADAKWPVGKSALELVISIIVLVIYALLLEPLGFIISTTLAVGVLSWRMGAPPLRAFVTGLISAVVVFGLFNYGLSLSLPNGLLGGS; from the coding sequence ATGACCGGCATGGGCGACCGTATTCTAGGCTTGTTTCTGCTGGTTGTGGCGGTTGCCTATGGCTGGGTAGCGCAGCAGTGGCCTGAACCCTTCGGCGGTGCCGAGGGTGTAGGGCCAGAAACGTTTCCCACCATTCTGGCGATTGTGCTGGTGGTGGGTAGCCTGTACCTGATGATCAAACCAGACGCCGATGCCAAATGGCCGGTGGGCAAATCAGCCCTGGAACTGGTGATCTCGATCATTGTATTGGTGATTTATGCGCTGTTGCTGGAGCCGTTGGGCTTTATTATATCCACCACGTTGGCGGTCGGCGTTTTAAGTTGGCGCATGGGTGCACCACCATTGCGGGCATTTGTGACTGGTTTAATCAGTGCCGTTGTGGTGTTCGGGTTGTTCAATTATGGCTTGTCGCTGAGCCTGCCTAACGGCCTGCTGGGAGGCTCCTAA
- a CDS encoding sensor histidine kinase, translating to MPVKRRTKLKTRMILTLGLVSALQTVFIGVFAGYYLSESLYNEIGQRALMVAKTIAASPAVIRGIQQRNLDDLNTLTRTLARTNEALFIVIGDHNAIRLAHPSPERIGRSMADDEGDYGRRALVEGKGYVALAMGNLGESMRGKAPVFEPGSGAIIGIVSVGYSVSQVEATVQRYNFVLYGVMGVVLLISILAAVVIASRFKRAILGLEPEEIAGLFQERDATLQSVREGIIAINRDGIITTVNRAALVTLGLDTDMPVAGRPIHDILPESGLMSVLATGTPDFDREVWLRNRQMVVNRLPVRQGDDIIGVVASFRLRNELDQVSQQLTRIQQYADTLRSQTHEYSNKLHTIAGLIQLGAYNDALGLIGSEVSSHQALIHLLLEAVPDPIIAGCLLGKHNRAREMGLHLDIDPDSQMTDLPHNLPREQLVSVLGNLIDNALEATRRHTGVNGRVQLSMTDLGQELIFEVEDQGPGIAPEVQNRMFEKGVTSKTGTDHGFGLHLVRQFLDSWGGSVTVENLDNPGGSRFTLYLPKTPTGRSQL from the coding sequence ATGCCTGTAAAGCGACGCACAAAACTTAAAACCCGCATGATTCTCACTCTTGGCCTGGTGAGCGCTCTCCAAACCGTGTTTATTGGCGTGTTTGCCGGTTATTACCTGAGCGAATCCCTTTATAACGAGATTGGCCAGAGAGCCTTGATGGTCGCCAAAACCATTGCCGCCAGCCCGGCGGTTATCCGTGGTATACAACAGCGAAATCTTGACGACCTCAACACCCTCACCCGCACTCTGGCCCGAACCAACGAAGCCTTGTTTATTGTGATCGGCGATCACAACGCTATTCGCCTGGCGCACCCTTCGCCCGAGCGCATCGGTCGCTCCATGGCCGACGACGAAGGCGATTACGGCCGCCGTGCACTGGTGGAAGGTAAGGGCTATGTCGCCCTTGCCATGGGCAACCTGGGCGAATCCATGCGAGGCAAAGCACCGGTATTTGAACCCGGCAGCGGTGCCATTATTGGAATTGTGTCGGTGGGCTACAGCGTAAGCCAAGTAGAAGCCACCGTGCAGCGCTACAATTTTGTGCTGTACGGGGTGATGGGGGTGGTATTGCTAATCAGTATCCTGGCAGCAGTAGTGATTGCCAGTCGTTTCAAGCGCGCTATTTTAGGCCTGGAACCGGAGGAAATCGCCGGTTTGTTCCAGGAACGTGATGCTACGCTGCAATCCGTGCGTGAAGGTATTATCGCCATTAACCGCGACGGCATTATTACGACGGTGAACCGCGCAGCTCTGGTTACTCTCGGGCTGGATACCGACATGCCTGTGGCTGGGCGCCCAATTCACGACATACTGCCGGAAAGCGGTTTGATGTCTGTTCTGGCCACTGGCACGCCGGATTTCGACCGCGAAGTGTGGCTGCGCAACCGCCAGATGGTAGTCAACCGTCTGCCGGTGCGCCAAGGCGACGACATCATCGGCGTGGTGGCCAGCTTCCGTTTACGTAACGAGCTGGATCAAGTCAGCCAGCAGCTCACCCGCATCCAGCAATACGCCGACACTCTGCGCAGCCAAACTCATGAATACTCTAATAAACTGCACACCATCGCCGGGCTGATACAGTTGGGCGCCTATAACGATGCTCTAGGCCTTATTGGCAGCGAAGTCAGCAGTCATCAGGCGCTGATTCACTTGCTGCTGGAAGCCGTGCCCGACCCCATCATTGCCGGTTGCCTACTGGGCAAACACAACCGTGCCCGAGAAATGGGCCTGCATCTGGACATAGACCCAGATAGCCAAATGACCGACCTGCCGCACAATTTACCGCGAGAGCAACTCGTCAGCGTACTGGGAAACTTGATTGATAATGCGTTGGAGGCCACCCGTCGGCATACCGGCGTCAATGGCCGGGTACAACTGTCAATGACCGATCTTGGGCAGGAACTGATTTTCGAGGTGGAAGACCAAGGCCCAGGTATTGCCCCGGAGGTTCAAAACCGAATGTTTGAAAAGGGTGTTACCAGCAAAACAGGTACCGATCACGGTTTTGGGCTGCACTTGGTTCGCCAGTTTCTGGACAGTTGGGGTGGATCTGTGACGGTGGAAAATCTGGATAACCCCGGCGGTAGCCGCTTCACCTTATACTTACCAAAAACACCCACCGGCAGGAGCCAACTTTGA
- a CDS encoding TIGR02647 family protein yields MSFSANHLAELNLLTQFHSSSAQEGIKVHRNEAAPELVSAAERLFSKGLITRDDGGYLTTLGSEAIEQAQMLLAILTSK; encoded by the coding sequence ATGTCATTCTCTGCAAATCACCTGGCCGAGCTGAATCTTTTAACCCAGTTCCATTCGTCGTCTGCCCAGGAAGGTATCAAAGTACATCGCAATGAGGCCGCCCCGGAGCTGGTTTCGGCGGCAGAGCGCTTGTTCAGTAAAGGCCTGATTACCCGCGACGACGGCGGCTACCTGACCACATTGGGTAGCGAAGCGATCGAGCAGGCGCAAATGTTGCTCGCGATACTGACCAGTAAATAA
- a CDS encoding pseudouridine synthase — MKLSRIVSNQPDISRKKANWLIATGRVYVNDLSCRNANADVDEFSVVSVNGKILQQGHVARYIMLHKPAGYLSATEDDTHPTVLQLLPPALSQGLHIAGRLDRATTGLMILTNNGTWSRQLTLPGMGIDKVYRVTTAYPIGPDTPQRFAEGIWFEYEQLTTAPATLELLAATLAKLTIYEGRYHQVKRMFHAVGNRVIALHREQIGHLQLNSDLAEGNFRMLTGSEIEGLNRYYT; from the coding sequence ATGAAACTTTCCCGTATTGTCAGCAACCAACCCGATATAAGCCGCAAAAAAGCGAATTGGCTGATTGCTACCGGCCGAGTGTACGTTAACGATCTGAGTTGCCGTAACGCAAACGCCGATGTGGACGAATTTTCGGTGGTCAGCGTCAACGGAAAAATCTTACAGCAGGGCCATGTTGCCCGCTATATTATGCTGCACAAGCCCGCTGGTTATCTTAGCGCTACCGAAGATGATACGCACCCTACGGTTCTGCAATTGCTGCCTCCCGCTTTGAGCCAAGGCCTGCACATTGCCGGCCGGCTGGATCGCGCCACTACCGGCCTGATGATACTGACCAACAACGGCACCTGGTCACGGCAATTAACGCTGCCCGGCATGGGCATTGACAAGGTTTATCGGGTAACAACCGCCTACCCGATTGGGCCCGACACGCCGCAGCGCTTTGCTGAGGGTATCTGGTTCGAATACGAGCAGCTCACCACAGCTCCCGCAACGCTTGAATTGCTGGCAGCAACACTGGCAAAATTGACTATTTATGAAGGCCGCTATCATCAGGTGAAGCGCATGTTCCACGCCGTAGGCAATCGGGTCATTGCGCTACACCGGGAACAGATTGGCCACTTGCAATTAAACAGCGATTTGGCCGAGGGCAACTTCAGAATGCTGACGGGTTCAGAGATTGAAGGGCTGAATCGGTATTACACTTGA
- a CDS encoding tripartite tricarboxylate transporter permease: METMGFLMDGFAVALTPYNLMFALFGAFVGTLIGCLPGLGPANGVAILIPLAFTLGLPPETAMILLTSVYAGAMYGGRISSILLNIPGDEPAMMTCLDGYPMAQQGRAADALAISAIASFAGSLIGTIGLIILAPVLARFALTFGPVEYFALFLLAFATLGGITGKNPMKTVIAAALGIMISTVGIDISTGTQRYTAGVLELYEGIDFILAIVGLFAISELLFFVEARMGKGRSKVKVGKLTLSFKEIVSTIPTQLRGGVLGFIAGVLPGAGASLGSFISYTLEKAVIGKKGRFGEGDIRGVVAPEAGNNGAASGALVPMLTLGVPGSGTTAVLLAMLISLNITPGPLMFTQNADIVWGVIAALLIGNVLLLILNIPMIGVFVRLLSVPPMYLLPIVTMVAFVGIYSISHSTFDLYFMIVFGVGGFILRKLEIPMVPIILGLLLGPEMEKNLGHALILSDGDWMTLWSSPLAIGLWLVAGLGLVLPTLVGPILRRRMRSAIKEGPVSD; this comes from the coding sequence ATGGAAACTATGGGCTTTCTGATGGACGGGTTTGCGGTGGCGCTAACGCCGTACAACCTGATGTTTGCGTTATTCGGGGCCTTTGTGGGCACTCTGATTGGCTGCTTGCCAGGCTTGGGCCCGGCTAACGGCGTTGCCATTCTTATTCCGCTGGCCTTCACCTTGGGGCTGCCGCCGGAAACGGCGATGATTCTGCTGACCTCGGTGTACGCCGGCGCTATGTACGGCGGGCGAATTTCGTCCATTCTGCTAAATATACCGGGCGACGAGCCGGCCATGATGACCTGCCTGGACGGTTATCCCATGGCGCAACAAGGCCGTGCGGCAGATGCTTTGGCCATTTCAGCGATTGCGTCCTTCGCGGGGAGTCTGATCGGCACGATAGGGCTTATTATATTGGCGCCGGTGCTGGCGCGATTCGCACTGACCTTCGGGCCGGTGGAATACTTCGCCCTGTTTTTGCTGGCATTCGCCACTCTTGGCGGTATAACCGGCAAAAATCCGATGAAAACGGTGATCGCAGCAGCGCTTGGCATCATGATTTCTACCGTGGGTATCGACATATCCACCGGCACCCAGCGTTATACCGCCGGTGTGCTGGAGCTGTATGAAGGTATCGACTTTATATTGGCGATTGTTGGGCTGTTCGCCATATCCGAGCTGTTGTTTTTTGTTGAAGCACGAATGGGCAAAGGCCGCAGTAAAGTGAAGGTGGGGAAACTGACGCTGAGTTTCAAAGAAATTGTGTCGACCATTCCTACCCAACTGCGCGGTGGTGTGCTGGGCTTTATTGCGGGCGTGTTGCCGGGTGCCGGGGCGTCTTTGGGCAGCTTCATCAGCTACACTTTGGAAAAAGCAGTGATCGGCAAAAAAGGCCGCTTTGGCGAAGGTGACATCCGGGGTGTAGTGGCGCCGGAAGCGGGCAATAACGGTGCGGCATCGGGCGCTTTGGTACCCATGCTGACCCTGGGGGTGCCGGGCAGTGGCACTACAGCGGTGTTGCTGGCCATGCTGATTTCCCTGAATATCACGCCGGGGCCGTTAATGTTCACCCAGAACGCTGATATTGTGTGGGGGGTGATTGCTGCGCTGTTGATTGGCAACGTATTGCTGCTGATACTGAACATTCCGATGATTGGAGTGTTTGTGCGGCTACTGTCGGTGCCGCCGATGTACCTGCTGCCGATTGTGACTATGGTGGCATTTGTGGGTATATATTCCATCAGTCATAGCACCTTCGACCTGTATTTCATGATTGTATTTGGAGTTGGCGGGTTTATTCTGCGCAAGCTGGAAATTCCCATGGTGCCCATTATTCTAGGCCTGCTGCTGGGGCCAGAAATGGAAAAGAACCTGGGTCACGCGTTGATATTGTCTGACGGAGACTGGATGACGCTCTGGTCTAGCCCTTTGGCTATTGGTTTGTGGCTGGTCGCGGGTTTGGGCCTGGTGCTGCCAACGCTGGTTGGGCCAATACTGCGCCGGCGCATGCGTTCAGCTATCAAGGAGGGCCCGGTGAGCGATTAA
- a CDS encoding LysE family translocator: MSVLNLALLSVFLPTFFVVSITPGMCMTLALSLGITVGVRRALWMMIGELLGVGIVAIASAVGVATFMLGYPTVFEVAKVAGGAYLIWLGVQMWRSRGKMAMPEEGAILPSSTRWQLAMQGFITAIANPKGWAFLVVLLPPFIDSSLPMAPQLTALILIILSMEFLCLLLYANGGRTLRRALRSGDKVRLANRISGSLMMLVGVWLALG, from the coding sequence ATGTCGGTTTTGAATTTGGCGTTGTTGTCGGTGTTTCTGCCTACTTTTTTTGTGGTGTCTATCACTCCCGGCATGTGCATGACCCTGGCGTTGTCGCTGGGCATTACTGTGGGTGTGCGCCGGGCGCTGTGGATGATGATCGGCGAACTGCTGGGCGTTGGTATTGTGGCCATCGCGTCTGCTGTAGGCGTGGCTACATTTATGCTGGGTTATCCCACGGTGTTTGAAGTTGCCAAAGTCGCGGGCGGTGCCTATTTGATATGGCTGGGCGTACAAATGTGGCGTTCCCGCGGCAAAATGGCGATGCCGGAAGAAGGCGCGATATTGCCGAGTAGCACCCGCTGGCAGTTGGCCATGCAGGGTTTTATAACCGCCATTGCCAACCCTAAAGGTTGGGCGTTTCTGGTGGTTTTGCTGCCGCCGTTTATAGACAGCTCACTGCCAATGGCGCCGCAGCTTACGGCGCTGATACTGATTATTCTGAGCATGGAATTTTTGTGCTTGCTGCTGTATGCCAATGGCGGGCGCACCTTGCGTCGAGCTCTTCGCAGTGGTGATAAAGTTCGGCTGGCCAATCGAATTTCAGGCAGCTTGATGATGCTGGTAGGTGTTTGGTTGGCTTTGGGCTGA
- a CDS encoding sulfite exporter TauE/SafE family protein, with the protein MSDLSLIQYGLIALIFIWSGFVRSGLGFGGAVLSLPFLLLVKDAPLVFLPIIAVHLLVFSSLTIWMNNRRSQSQKGGNNSQTLTGFGPDAAATAPESKVESTVDWPYLWRMLRIMIVPKLIGVFGLFTLPANVLSSIIFVIVAIYSVSYVLNRPFRSNSKAVDVGLLMAGGYISGTSLIGAPLIIAVAAQHLPREKLRDTLFGLWFILVLIKLAAFIWVGLDLQLIHHLWLLPCAAIGHVIGLRFHDRILKAETPVFFRLLGVVLFIVSSVGIVSVLL; encoded by the coding sequence ATGTCAGATCTTTCCCTAATTCAGTACGGTTTGATTGCGCTGATCTTCATTTGGAGCGGTTTTGTACGCTCTGGCTTGGGCTTCGGTGGGGCCGTATTGTCGTTGCCGTTTTTGCTGCTGGTGAAAGACGCCCCGCTGGTCTTTTTGCCGATCATAGCCGTTCACTTGCTGGTGTTTTCATCACTCACTATTTGGATGAACAACCGCCGCAGTCAAAGCCAGAAAGGTGGTAATAACAGTCAGACATTAACCGGCTTTGGCCCGGATGCAGCCGCAACAGCCCCGGAAAGCAAGGTAGAAAGCACGGTGGATTGGCCTTACCTGTGGCGTATGCTCCGCATTATGATAGTACCCAAACTGATTGGCGTGTTTGGACTGTTTACGCTGCCAGCGAATGTGCTTAGCTCGATCATATTTGTGATTGTTGCGATTTATTCGGTGTCTTATGTCCTCAACCGGCCTTTTCGCAGCAACAGCAAAGCGGTGGACGTGGGCTTGCTGATGGCCGGTGGTTACATCAGCGGTACCTCGCTGATTGGTGCACCATTGATTATTGCGGTGGCGGCGCAGCATCTGCCCCGGGAAAAGCTGCGCGACACCTTGTTTGGTCTCTGGTTTATTCTGGTGCTGATCAAACTGGCTGCGTTTATCTGGGTTGGGCTGGATCTGCAGCTGATTCACCATCTGTGGCTGTTGCCCTGCGCCGCCATTGGTCATGTAATAGGGCTGCGTTTTCACGACCGTATTTTGAAAGCCGAAACGCCGGTGTTTTTCCGCCTGCTGGGAGTTGTGCTGTTCATCGTTAGCAGTGTGGGTATTGTCAGCGTGCTGCTATAG